The window TCGATCACGGGATAAAGTTCCTCATCCAAAGTGATGGCCAGATAGGGGCAGCGGGTGCAGTTTCCGCAATGGACGCAGAGTTCGCGGGTGAGATTGCTGGATTTTGTTTTGGGGGGCAGGTCCATGAATTCGGTGATCGGATGGGGCTGGGCGATCCCGATGAGTTCCTTTACTGATCTGAGTTTTCTGGCCTCCAGAAGATGCGACAGGCCCAGCTTGAGTTCGTCGATGATGCCATAGCCATATTTTTCCGCGATGGTGCAGAATTGGACCGTGGAAGCGCCCAGGGCCAGGAAATTGGCCGCGTCCAGATAGTTCATGGCGCCGCCGTTTCCGGAGACCGTCACGCCCATTCCGCACACCCGGGCGAGGCTCAGATAGCTGATGGGAAGGACACCTTCGCCGCTCATGCCCACGATCACGCCCTCGTCCCATTTGGCGCCTTCCTTATCCCTGAAACCCAGGCAGGGAAAGGTGTTGGCCAGGGTGATGCCTGCTTTCTTATCTGGATACTTGTCCAGAACCTCTTTAGCCGCCGTGATGATGGGATAAATCGCAGTCACGGCGCCGGTCAGCTTGAATAGTTTGGGGATCTCCGGAGCGCTGGTTTCCATCACCCAAGCGATGATCTTGGCCGTCAGGGCTGGATCCTGGGCCACAATGTCGCCATGGGTGCCGTCTCCGCCCTGGGGACAGGACAGGCTGTATTCGATGCCCATGGCGCCTGCTTTTTCCAACTTCCGGGTGTTGGCTTGCCAGACGGCTTTGTCCGCTTCGTCGTCTCCGGTGACGGGCCCGCCGGTCGAGGCCATGGTCAGTTTATCCGGAAATTCCTGGATCAGCCGGGGTATTTCTTCGCAAACGCGGTCCAGGGGATGGTCCGAAACGTTGTCGCAATTGGCGAAGGTTTTGCCGCCCCAAACCCACATGTATTCGCCCGGGATGTGGATCTCCAGGCCGTCGAAGGCGGTTTTCATGATCCCGCCTGCCCAGCCGGCTTCGTAGGCCAGTTTCATCTGCTCATAGCCGTCCGTTGGCGGCGCGGCGGAAAGCAGGAAGGGTGAATCGATGCGGCGGGCGAAGAAATCGGCCTCCAAGGGCACGGGATGCTTGTTCCAGCCGAAAACTGGCAGGCAGCTTTTAACTGGTTTGGGTGGAGTCTCAAAAGCCGTGCCGCGCAAGTCTGAATCGACTTTCAGGGCTGTGTTTTTGCCGGAAGCAACAGCTTCCACGACCGTGGTGGGGCCGTTGGCCATATCCCCGCAGTGA is drawn from Candidatus Syntrophosphaera sp. and contains these coding sequences:
- a CDS encoding FAD-dependent oxidoreductase; the encoded protein is MILTDAQLLSEIARCEFCAEKPCKTACPCDCSPADFIMAAAQGRPSDFKRAAGIILSSNPLGGICGSVCPDYHCVQACSRETFDTPIRIPEVQAAIVRKARELGQVPEFAPVAQNGRKVAIAGGGPAGVGAAVSLIQLGYEVDIIDPEPLGGQVNLIPSERLDRGVLLSDLLYLTEVFKISHIKEKVNSAAELLSSGYDAVILAGGLNDPIRLNIPGDETALYGMDILKNPGCYLFEGKRIALVGGAIAADQALTAKLRGAAHAEMITLEAWHEMPLTEDEKQGLVEAGVAFSPRTRIAEVVNEAGHTIGIKTKRVELPPGEAFHPSRIQDEPGSTELYRPFDMVVISVGNRPAFKETGQNIYHCGDMANGPTTVVEAVASGKNTALKVDSDLRGTAFETPPKPVKSCLPVFGWNKHPVPLEADFFARRIDSPFLLSAAPPTDGYEQMKLAYEAGWAGGIMKTAFDGLEIHIPGEYMWVWGGKTFANCDNVSDHPLDRVCEEIPRLIQEFPDKLTMASTGGPVTGDDEADKAVWQANTRKLEKAGAMGIEYSLSCPQGGDGTHGDIVAQDPALTAKIIAWVMETSAPEIPKLFKLTGAVTAIYPIITAAKEVLDKYPDKKAGITLANTFPCLGFRDKEGAKWDEGVIVGMSGEGVLPISYLSLARVCGMGVTVSGNGGAMNYLDAANFLALGASTVQFCTIAEKYGYGIIDELKLGLSHLLEARKLRSVKELIGIAQPHPITEFMDLPPKTKSSNLTRELCVHCGNCTRCPYLAITLDEELYPVIDKDKCVGCSLCTKLCFAGALQMNKD